The following nucleotide sequence is from Lentimicrobiaceae bacterium.
GCCGTAAGCGCGGGGTGGGGTGAACCGCGCGGCCCGCACCCTGCTCACCCCCACCCGCGCGGCTTCCCCGCGCGACCTCCCTTGGGAGGCGATCGCACATGAAGCAAGAGACTGACGCTGATGAACATTACGATGATTGGTTCGGGCTATGTAGGTCTGGTCTCGGGCGCCTGTTTCGCCGACTTCGGCCATAACGTCATTTGCGTCGACGCCGACGCGACCAAGATCGAGCGCCTGAAGCGCGGCGAGATTCCGATCTTTGAGCCCGGCCTCGACGAACTCGTCGCCAATAACGTCGAACAGAACCGCCTTTCCTTCACCACCGAACTCGAACCGGCGGTCAAAGGCGCCGACGCGGTGTTCATCGCGGTCGGCACGCCATCGCGGCGCGGCGACGGCCATGCGGATTTGTCCTTCGTCTACGCCGCCGCGCAGACCATCGCCAAGGCGCTCGAGGGATTCACGGTCGTCGTCAACAAATCGACCGTTCCCGTCGGCACCGGCGACGAGGTCGAGCGCATCATGCGCGAAGTCAATCCGGACGCCGATTTCACCGTCGTCTCCAATCCTGAATTCTTGCGCGAAGGCGCGGCGATCGAGGATTTCAAACGCCCCGACCGCGTCGTCATCGGCATCGAAGATCCGCGCGCGCGCGAGGTGATGGAGGAAATCTATCGTCCGCTGTCGCTCAACGCGCCGCCGCTGATCTTCGTCGGGCGGCGCACGTCGGAGCTCACCAAATACGCGGCCAACGCTTTTCTCGCGACGAAGATCACCTTCATCAACGAGATCGCCGA
It contains:
- a CDS encoding UDP-glucose/GDP-mannose dehydrogenase family protein, producing the protein MNITMIGSGYVGLVSGACFADFGHNVICVDADATKIERLKRGEIPIFEPGLDELVANNVEQNRLSFTTELEPAVKGADAVFIAVGTPSRRGDGHADLSFVYAAAQTIAKALEGFTVVVNKSTVPVGTGDEVERIMREVNPDADFTVVSNPEFLREGAAIEDFKRPDRVVIGIEDPRAREVMEEIYRPLSLNAPPLIFVGRRTSELTKYAANAFLATKITFINEIADLCEKVGADVQEVARGIGLDKRIGGKFLHAGPGYGGSCFPKDTLALIKTGQDEGAALRIVETVVAV